The following nucleotide sequence is from Methanococcus voltae.
ACATTTACACCATATTCTAAAGCCTTTTCTTTTAATTCTTCATCATTTTTTAATTTTCCTTCGTAGAGTAGCGATTCTAATTTTTCCCTATTTCCTTCAGAACCTCTAAATAGGATATTTCTTTTATCGCCTGCAATTGCAGAACCATTAGTTCCATAATAGCCAATAATAACGCTCATGATATCACCAGGGGTATAAATTTCATACTATCTTATATTATCTTACACATTTTTGTTTTAACGTTTTAATAATTACTTTTATAATTTACATACTATTTTATAATATTAAAGTATTAGCTTATGTTATTGTAATAATACATAATATAGAATAATAAATAATAAATATTAAATACCATTATGATTATATTATCAAATAATACAATATTTAAAAATTTAGTTACTTAAGAGGGATATATATGGTAGACATGGATAGAATTAGTATTTCATTGCCCAAGAATCTTCTTGAAGAATTCGACGAAATAATACTTGAAAGGGGCTATGCAAGTAGAAGTGAAGCTATAAGGGATTCAATTAGAGAATATATTATAAAGCACAAATGGATAAGAAGCCTACATGGTGAAAGGTCCGGAACTATAAATGTGGTGTACGATCATCATTCTACTGACGTAATGGAAAAAATAACCACAATTCAGCATGATTATTCAAAGATAATCGTGGCTACCATGCATATACACATGGACCATGACCACTGCATGGAAGTAATCATTGTTAGGGGAGATGCTAAAGATATAAAAGAATTAACTGATAAATTAACATCACAAAAAGGTGTTAAACAGGTAAAATTAACTGTGATGGTTCCTGGGGGCAATATACCGCAGTAATCAATTAATCCCTCATTTAATTTTTATTATTTAAATTATTATTTAAATTATTAGTTCAAAACCTGCATTTTTAATTTCTTTTTCTTTTTTATAAATTAAATCTTCAAATTCTTTTTCGAAATTTGAATCAATATACTTGGAAATTTTTAATGTATTCATAAAATTAACTGAGTAATACGTCTTTTCATAGTATTTTGGAATTTCTACGACATGTTCTTTTTTCAAATATCGTACTAAACTATGATTTAAAAATAAACTATAACCTTCATCTAATAAATCAATAGCATAAAATGGATTTTTAACTACTTTAGTTATTTTAAAATCAATTTGTTCCTGTTTTAATGTTTTCCAAACAATACGGTGAGCAGAATGGTGAATTCCAATCATATTTTTGTAATCAAACTTATCATTAATTTCTGAATTGTGGGCCATTACATAATAATCTTTTGCAATGGGAAATGGCTCTCCTTCTAGCCTATAGCTCCAATAAGGGTCGTCTATACCAACTACTTTAGTTAACCCTGAATTATATAATCTTAATATATTATCGAAGGAAGAAATTAATATATCTTCAAATAGTAATTTTCCAATTTCTCCACTAATGAAACCGCAAGCTACAAAAGGTTTTTCTGAAATTCGTTTATCTAATGAGGTATAGTATGATACAATACCTTCAGCTTCTTTTGATAAAGTACTTCCTGAAGGGGACGAATCCAGCAATTTTAGATTTAATTTAGATTCCAATCTTTTTATCTGAATATTTATTGAAGAAACAGGGGTTTTTAATAATTCTGCCACTTTATGTTGAGATTTATGTAATTTTAATAGTTTTAAAATCTGCAATTGATTATTTGTAATTGTTTGATTATGATATTTAAGTTGTATGGTAGGCGATAATTTATTATCTTGTAAACTGTCAGCATTTGATGACTTCTTATAATTCATAGGTATCTTTTCTTCCATTATACCGCCCAACTTTTAAAATTTGTACATTATATTATATATTGGTATATTACATTTTAATTTTGAAATAGAAATAGAAATAGATTAACAATATAATATTTATATAATATTTACATATTTTATTTTTTATACCTTATTAAATAAATTTTACAATATTTAATTATATTATCATAGTGGTGATTTTATGAATTCAATAGATATTTTTGAAAATTCGATTAAGGCTTATAAAATAACTGAGAAATATCATGGAAATTATGTTGGATTAGAACGTGCTCTATTTTTGGGCTGGTACTGTGAATTAGAAAATCCTTGTAAATTCTGTTATATGTCTACTCAAAAAGATAAGATTAAAGAACCGTTGAAAGCAAGAAGAAAATTAGAAACAATTCTTGCTGAAGCATCAATAATGAAAAGAATAGGTTGGAAGTTAGAGTTCATATCTGGCGGTTATGGTTATAAAATTGAAGAATTAAATGATATGATAGAAATGATAGCCCATATCCAAGGTTGTAAGCAATATTTAAATTTAGGAATAATAGACTTCGAAAAACTTAATTTAAACAATATCGAAGGTATTGTTGGAGCGATAGAGACTGTAAATCCTGAATTACATCAAAAAGTATGTCCTGGAAAACCCCTGGAAAATACAAAAGATATGCTTTTAAAAGCTAAGGATTACGATTTGAAAACCGGCATTACCATTATATTAGGAATGGGGGAAACTGAAGACGATATTGAGAAATTGCTACAAATGATTGAGGAATTGG
It contains:
- the nikR gene encoding nickel-responsive transcriptional regulator NikR, with translation MVDMDRISISLPKNLLEEFDEIILERGYASRSEAIRDSIREYIIKHKWIRSLHGERSGTINVVYDHHSTDVMEKITTIQHDYSKIIVATMHIHMDHDHCMEVIIVRGDAKDIKELTDKLTSQKGVKQVKLTVMVPGGNIPQ
- a CDS encoding helix-turn-helix domain-containing protein, translating into MEEKIPMNYKKSSNADSLQDNKLSPTIQLKYHNQTITNNQLQILKLLKLHKSQHKVAELLKTPVSSINIQIKRLESKLNLKLLDSSPSGSTLSKEAEGIVSYYTSLDKRISEKPFVACGFISGEIGKLLFEDILISSFDNILRLYNSGLTKVVGIDDPYWSYRLEGEPFPIAKDYYVMAHNSEINDKFDYKNMIGIHHSAHRIVWKTLKQEQIDFKITKVVKNPFYAIDLLDEGYSLFLNHSLVRYLKKEHVVEIPKYYEKTYYSVNFMNTLKISKYIDSNFEKEFEDLIYKKEKEIKNAGFELII
- a CDS encoding radical SAM protein, with amino-acid sequence MNSIDIFENSIKAYKITEKYHGNYVGLERALFLGWYCELENPCKFCYMSTQKDKIKEPLKARRKLETILAEASIMKRIGWKLEFISGGYGYKIEELNDMIEMIAHIQGCKQYLNLGIIDFEKLNLNNIEGIVGAIETVNPELHQKVCPGKPLENTKDMLLKAKDYDLKTGITIILGMGETEDDIEKLLQMIEELDLNRITFYSLNPQKDTIFEHKTSTTTLNYMNWVSQVRLNYPKLKIISGTWVDKLPNIGPLVMAGSNIITKFPLFSIYGTKYGKTVENEITSTGRELLGTFSDVDVLNSKKELLSSPYVKNILNESYRVDKNVEISEKNLAILKEMDVNITNKIDSYVKKTTKNAMKYI